Proteins from one Algicella marina genomic window:
- a CDS encoding NAD(P)/FAD-dependent oxidoreductase, with amino-acid sequence MTEHTTSYYAASANPAPERPPLRGEVSADICVVGGGYSGLSTALTLAEAGHSVTLLEGAKIGWGASGRNGGQLVNGLNASLEKIGRVYGPRIQAFVGGLVQEGGEIIRDRVARYDIQCDLKPGNLFAAYTDAQMKDLEAKKTLWESFGMTDHEMVDREGMRRHVATDVYRGGMIDHSGGHLHPLNLALGEAEAIERNGGRIYEQSKVTEVDLSGAPVLKTAEGEIAAKTLVLCGNAYLDRLMPELTNRILPASTQMMATEPLGMPELMPSDICVEDVRYILDYFRMSADGRLIFGGGTVYGGTDPADVVAKLRPNLEKVFPQLKGVKIDHAWSGNFALSFTRVPQMGRIGENTYFAHGYSGHGVTGSHLFGRILGEAINGDLSRFDTFASLPWYPFPGGRTFRVPYSVVGSWWYGLRDRLGI; translated from the coding sequence ATGACGGAACACACGACGAGCTATTACGCCGCCAGTGCCAACCCCGCGCCTGAGCGGCCGCCGCTGCGCGGGGAGGTGTCGGCGGACATCTGCGTTGTCGGCGGCGGCTATTCCGGCCTGTCGACCGCTCTGACCCTTGCGGAGGCCGGCCATTCGGTGACGCTGCTTGAGGGGGCCAAGATCGGCTGGGGCGCTTCGGGGCGCAACGGCGGGCAACTTGTCAACGGTCTCAATGCCTCACTCGAGAAGATCGGGCGGGTGTACGGGCCGAGGATACAGGCGTTCGTCGGTGGGCTGGTGCAGGAGGGTGGCGAGATCATCCGCGACCGGGTGGCACGTTATGACATTCAGTGCGACCTGAAGCCGGGTAACCTGTTCGCGGCCTATACCGACGCGCAGATGAAGGATCTGGAGGCGAAGAAGACGCTGTGGGAATCCTTTGGTATGACAGACCACGAGATGGTGGATCGCGAGGGAATGCGCCGCCACGTCGCCACGGACGTCTATCGTGGTGGCATGATAGACCATAGCGGCGGGCACCTGCATCCGCTGAATCTGGCCCTTGGCGAGGCGGAGGCGATCGAGCGGAACGGCGGCCGGATCTACGAGCAGAGCAAGGTGACCGAAGTCGATCTGTCCGGTGCGCCGGTGCTGAAGACGGCGGAGGGCGAGATCGCGGCGAAGACGCTTGTGCTGTGTGGCAATGCTTATCTGGACCGGCTGATGCCGGAGTTGACCAACCGCATTCTGCCGGCCTCGACCCAGATGATGGCAACGGAGCCCCTGGGCATGCCGGAATTGATGCCATCGGATATCTGCGTGGAGGATGTGCGCTACATCCTCGACTATTTCCGCATGAGCGCAGATGGACGCCTGATCTTTGGCGGCGGGACTGTTTACGGCGGCACCGATCCGGCTGATGTGGTGGCAAAGCTGCGGCCGAATCTGGAAAAGGTTTTCCCGCAACTCAAAGGGGTGAAGATCGACCACGCGTGGTCCGGCAACTTCGCCCTGTCGTTTACACGGGTTCCGCAGATGGGGCGGATTGGTGAAAATACGTACTTTGCCCACGGCTATTCAGGGCACGGGGTGACAGGTTCCCACCTGTTCGGGCGAATTTTGGGCGAGGCGATCAATGGCGACTTGTCACGCTTTGATACATTCGCCAGTCTGCCGTGGTACCCCTTTCCCGGGGGGCGGACCTTCCGTGTGCCGTATTCGGTGGTCGGAAGCTGGTGGTACGGCCTTCGGGATCGACTTGGGATCTGA
- a CDS encoding glutamine synthetase family protein, whose product MTDDWTTNLPDDVRQWLDGRRVEEVECVIADIAGISRGKAMPSAKFSRGERMFLPMSIFYQTIDGQYVDMDIANQWIESDMVLTAEMACATSSPWADDVTVQVIHDIRDLAGNPVPIAPRNVLKRVLSLYEAEGWRPVVAPEMEFYLTKPNTDPDMPIEPPMGRTGRVVASRQAYSMSAVDEYGPVIDDIYDFAEAQGFELDTIIQEGGAGQIEINFIHGDPLALADQVFFFKRTIREAALRQGCFATFMAKPMQHEPGSAMHIHQSVVDAKTGKNVFTGEGGSETPLFAGFLAGLQTYLPNVIPMLAPYVNSYRRYVASGSAPINLEWGPDNRTTGLRIPVSSPEARRVENRIVGMDANPYLALAASLACGYLGMKQGMEPRAAVTREAYDYDYALPRGLLEALDAFEAEDAVTETLGRQFCDVYKALKRNEAESFLAVISPWEREHLLLNV is encoded by the coding sequence ATGACTGACGACTGGACGACAAATCTGCCCGATGACGTGCGGCAGTGGCTGGATGGCCGACGCGTGGAAGAGGTGGAATGCGTGATTGCCGATATAGCGGGCATCAGTCGCGGCAAGGCCATGCCGTCGGCCAAGTTCTCGCGCGGGGAGCGGATGTTTCTGCCGATGTCGATCTTTTACCAGACGATTGACGGCCAGTATGTCGACATGGATATCGCCAACCAGTGGATCGAGAGTGACATGGTGCTGACGGCGGAGATGGCCTGCGCCACGTCCAGCCCGTGGGCCGACGATGTCACGGTGCAGGTGATCCACGACATTCGCGATCTGGCCGGCAACCCGGTGCCGATCGCACCGCGAAACGTGCTGAAACGGGTGCTGTCACTCTACGAGGCGGAGGGCTGGCGACCGGTCGTCGCGCCGGAAATGGAATTTTACCTGACCAAGCCGAACACCGACCCGGACATGCCGATCGAACCGCCGATGGGGCGGACCGGGCGGGTGGTTGCCTCACGGCAGGCGTATTCGATGTCTGCGGTCGATGAATATGGGCCGGTGATCGACGACATCTACGATTTTGCCGAGGCGCAGGGCTTCGAACTGGACACCATCATACAGGAGGGCGGCGCCGGGCAGATCGAGATCAACTTCATCCATGGCGATCCGCTAGCGTTGGCCGACCAGGTGTTCTTCTTCAAACGGACCATCCGCGAGGCCGCCTTGCGTCAGGGCTGTTTCGCCACCTTCATGGCCAAGCCGATGCAGCATGAGCCGGGGTCGGCGATGCATATTCACCAATCGGTGGTCGATGCAAAGACAGGCAAGAATGTCTTCACCGGCGAAGGCGGATCGGAAACGCCGCTGTTTGCGGGATTCCTGGCGGGGCTGCAGACTTATCTCCCGAACGTGATTCCGATGCTGGCGCCTTACGTGAATTCCTATCGCCGCTACGTTGCTTCCGGCTCCGCGCCGATCAATCTCGAATGGGGGCCGGACAATCGCACAACCGGGCTGCGCATCCCCGTCTCGAGCCCCGAGGCGCGGCGGGTCGAGAACCGGATCGTCGGCATGGATGCCAACCCGTACCTCGCGCTCGCGGCATCGTTGGCATGCGGCTATCTGGGCATGAAGCAGGGTATGGAGCCGCGGGCTGCGGTGACGCGCGAGGCGTATGACTACGACTACGCCCTGCCACGGGGTTTGCTGGAAGCTTTGGACGCGTTCGAGGCAGAGGATGCGGTGACGGAGACTCTCGGCCGGCAGTTTTGCGATGTCTACAAGGCACTGAAGCGCAACGAGGCCGAGAGCTTTCTGGCGGTCATCAGCCCATGGGAGCGGGAGCATCTCCTGCTGAACGTCTGA
- a CDS encoding polyamine ABC transporter substrate-binding protein, with protein MIKTGVFASALALAAGSAFAQDQVLNIYNWSDYIAEDTIAKFEEETGIKVNYDVYDSNEVLEAKMLAGNSGYDIVVPTSDFLRRQIGAGVYMELDKSKLPNLEHMDAALMEKAAAYDEGNTHAVIYMWGTTGYGINTAAVAERLGEDAPTDSWALVFEPENMEKLADCGVSFLDAPTEMLPAAMNYVGLDPRSTDTDDFAKGADVLKSVRDSVRYFHSSQYISDLANGDICVAVGWSGDIFQAQYRAEEAENGVEIEYVIPSEGALQWFDMMAIPVDAPNPDAAHQFINFIMDPQVTADITNYVWYANGNAASMELVDEEITSDPAIFPSDEVKENLWPAAVYDSRTDRVVTRLWTEVKTGQ; from the coding sequence ATGATTAAAACTGGTGTGTTCGCGTCTGCACTGGCCTTGGCGGCCGGGTCTGCCTTTGCGCAGGATCAGGTGCTCAACATCTACAACTGGTCGGACTACATCGCCGAAGACACGATCGCGAAATTCGAGGAAGAGACCGGGATCAAGGTCAACTACGATGTGTATGACAGTAACGAGGTGCTGGAGGCCAAGATGCTGGCCGGCAACTCGGGCTACGATATCGTGGTGCCAACATCGGACTTCCTGCGCCGCCAGATCGGGGCCGGCGTCTACATGGAACTCGACAAGTCCAAGCTGCCGAACCTTGAACACATGGACGCGGCGCTGATGGAAAAGGCCGCGGCCTATGACGAGGGCAACACACATGCCGTCATCTACATGTGGGGAACGACCGGTTACGGCATCAACACCGCCGCCGTTGCCGAAAGGCTGGGAGAGGATGCGCCGACCGACAGCTGGGCGCTGGTGTTCGAGCCGGAGAACATGGAAAAGCTGGCCGATTGCGGCGTCAGCTTTCTTGACGCACCGACCGAGATGCTGCCGGCTGCGATGAACTATGTCGGGCTGGACCCGCGCTCGACCGACACCGACGATTTCGCCAAGGGGGCGGACGTGCTGAAATCGGTGCGCGACAGCGTACGCTACTTCCATTCGTCGCAGTACATCTCCGACCTTGCGAACGGTGACATCTGCGTGGCTGTCGGCTGGTCCGGTGATATCTTTCAGGCACAGTATCGCGCCGAGGAGGCGGAGAATGGTGTCGAGATCGAGTACGTGATCCCGTCTGAGGGTGCATTGCAGTGGTTCGACATGATGGCCATTCCCGTCGATGCGCCAAACCCGGATGCAGCCCATCAGTTCATCAACTTCATCATGGATCCGCAGGTCACCGCCGACATCACGAACTATGTCTGGTACGCCAATGGCAACGCAGCCTCCATGGAGCTTGTGGACGAGGAGATCACATCCGATCCGGCAATCTTCCCGAGCGACGAAGTGAAGGAAAATCTTTGGCCCGCGGCGGTCTATGACAGCCGGACGGACCGCGTGGTGACGCGGCTCTGGACCGAAGTGAAAACCGGTCAGTGA
- a CDS encoding ABC transporter permease subunit: MKWFLPIVAGLGFLFLYAPMVSLVIFSFNESQLVTVWGGFSTKWYGELFRNPQIGQAFRISLTIAAISATLAIALGTLAALVLVRFGRFFGRPLLSGMVTAPLVMPEVITGLSLLLLFVSMEKLLGWPAGRGMLTIILAHTVFCMAYVAVVVQSRLVDMDESLEEAAMDLGAKRVRVFFDITLPVIAPALVSGWLLAFTLSLDDLVVASFVSGPGSSTLPMVIFSKVRLGVSPDVNALASLIILVVAVGILAAALVMRKRQ; the protein is encoded by the coding sequence ATGAAGTGGTTTCTGCCGATCGTCGCCGGGCTCGGCTTCCTGTTCCTCTATGCGCCGATGGTCAGCCTGGTGATCTTCTCGTTCAACGAGAGCCAGCTGGTGACCGTCTGGGGCGGCTTCTCGACCAAGTGGTACGGCGAGTTGTTTCGCAACCCTCAGATCGGGCAGGCCTTTCGCATTTCGCTGACCATCGCGGCGATCTCCGCCACACTGGCGATTGCGCTGGGTACGCTGGCGGCGCTGGTGCTGGTGCGGTTCGGGCGTTTTTTCGGGCGACCACTGCTCTCCGGCATGGTGACGGCACCACTGGTGATGCCGGAAGTTATCACCGGGCTGTCGCTGCTGCTGCTGTTCGTGTCGATGGAGAAGCTGCTCGGCTGGCCGGCGGGGCGGGGTATGCTGACGATCATCCTGGCGCACACGGTGTTCTGCATGGCCTACGTGGCCGTGGTCGTTCAATCGCGGCTGGTGGACATGGACGAAAGCCTTGAAGAGGCGGCAATGGATCTCGGCGCGAAGCGGGTGCGCGTGTTCTTTGACATAACCTTGCCGGTGATTGCGCCGGCGCTGGTTTCGGGTTGGCTGTTGGCCTTCACCCTGTCGCTGGACGACCTGGTGGTGGCGAGCTTCGTTTCGGGGCCGGGGTCATCCACCCTGCCGATGGTGATCTTCTCGAAGGTGCGCCTCGGGGTGAGCCCGGATGTCAACGCGCTGGCATCGCTGATCATCCTGGTGGTGGCTGTCGGGATCCTGGCGGCGGCGCTGGTGATGCGGAAACGACAATAA
- a CDS encoding ABC transporter permease subunit, producing the protein MVFLFVFFLVPFLVVAGISLRDPMIARPPYGPLFEDGAFVGDLENYFFLMSDSLYIKAYLNSLKIAAISTVLTLLVGYPMAYAIARSPEPRRSILLMLVVLPFWTSFLLRVYAWIGLLKANGVINNVLLWLGVIDQPLIMLQTDFAVYVGVVYTYLPFMILPLYANLVKLDGSLLEASSDLGARPASTFFRITLPLSLPGVVAGCMLVFIPVIGEFVIPALLGGPDTLMIGRVLWDEFFSNRDWTVASSVAIVMLVAVVVPILGLRRIAERVS; encoded by the coding sequence ATGGTTTTCCTGTTCGTGTTCTTTCTCGTGCCGTTTCTCGTGGTCGCCGGCATCTCGCTGCGCGACCCGATGATCGCCCGGCCACCCTACGGCCCCCTTTTCGAAGACGGAGCCTTCGTCGGCGATCTCGAGAACTACTTTTTCCTCATGTCGGACAGCCTCTACATCAAGGCCTATCTGAATTCCCTGAAGATCGCAGCCATATCGACGGTTCTGACGTTGCTCGTCGGCTACCCGATGGCCTATGCCATCGCCCGCAGTCCGGAGCCGCGGCGCTCCATTCTGCTGATGCTGGTGGTGCTGCCGTTCTGGACGTCTTTCCTGCTACGTGTCTATGCGTGGATAGGGTTGCTGAAGGCGAACGGGGTGATCAACAACGTGCTGTTGTGGCTGGGGGTGATCGACCAGCCGCTGATCATGTTGCAAACCGATTTTGCCGTCTATGTCGGCGTCGTCTATACCTACCTGCCGTTCATGATCCTGCCGCTCTATGCCAATCTCGTAAAGCTGGATGGATCGTTGCTGGAGGCCTCTTCCGATCTCGGGGCGCGACCGGCCTCCACCTTCTTCCGGATCACGTTGCCGTTGTCGCTGCCGGGCGTGGTGGCGGGTTGCATGCTCGTGTTCATTCCGGTGATCGGCGAGTTCGTGATCCCAGCGCTCTTGGGCGGGCCGGATACGCTGATGATCGGGCGGGTGCTCTGGGATGAGTTCTTCTCCAACCGCGACTGGACGGTGGCAAGCTCCGTCGCCATCGTGATGCTGGTGGCGGTGGTGGTGCCGATCCTCGGGTTGCGGCGGATCGCGGAGCGGGTGTCATGA
- the speB gene encoding agmatinase → MDKAGDQAFRADSNTERWVENTYGGAVSFLRRRYSRDLAGVDVAVTGLPYDASVTYRPGCRLGPRAIRAASVQLAELKAFPFGFDPFASLAVVDYGDCLIDPHHPASVPGDIEAHIAAILDAGAKPLSLGGDHFVAYPVLKAVAAKHGPVALLQVDAHCDTWEDDGTRLDHGTMFARAVAEGIVDTSRSTQLGLRTFNDSDHGFEILTAPWLHRNGIDAALQIIRDRAGNAPLYISFDIDGLDPAFAPGTGTPVPGGLASWQALEIIRGLGGLNLVGMDVVEVSPPYDHAEITALAAATVAHDWLCLLAEARGAERTVVGRL, encoded by the coding sequence ATGGACAAGGCGGGCGATCAGGCATTTCGCGCGGATAGCAACACCGAGCGCTGGGTGGAAAACACCTATGGCGGCGCCGTCAGCTTCCTGCGGCGGCGCTATTCGCGCGATCTGGCGGGCGTGGATGTGGCTGTCACCGGCCTGCCCTACGATGCGTCGGTCACCTATCGGCCGGGCTGCCGCCTCGGTCCGCGCGCGATCCGTGCCGCCTCCGTCCAGCTGGCTGAACTGAAGGCGTTTCCATTCGGCTTTGATCCATTTGCAAGCCTGGCCGTGGTGGACTACGGCGATTGCCTGATCGACCCGCACCATCCCGCCAGCGTACCGGGTGACATCGAGGCGCATATCGCCGCGATCCTCGATGCCGGGGCGAAGCCGCTGTCGCTTGGTGGCGATCATTTCGTCGCGTACCCGGTGCTGAAGGCCGTGGCGGCAAAGCACGGGCCGGTGGCGTTGCTGCAGGTCGACGCCCATTGCGACACGTGGGAGGATGATGGTACCCGGCTCGACCACGGAACGATGTTCGCCCGTGCGGTGGCGGAGGGGATCGTCGATACCTCCCGCTCCACCCAGCTGGGACTCCGCACGTTCAACGACAGCGACCACGGTTTCGAGATTCTGACAGCGCCGTGGCTGCATCGCAACGGCATTGACGCGGCGCTGCAGATCATCAGGGACCGGGCGGGGAACGCACCGCTCTATATCTCCTTCGACATCGACGGGCTGGACCCGGCTTTCGCCCCCGGCACCGGCACGCCCGTACCGGGCGGGCTGGCCAGCTGGCAGGCGCTGGAGATCATCCGTGGCCTGGGTGGCCTGAACCTTGTCGGCATGGATGTCGTCGAGGTATCGCCGCCCTATGACCATGCCGAGATCACAGCGCTGGCGGCGGCCACCGTCGCCCATGACTGGCTCTGCCTGCTGGCGGAGGCGCGTGGTGCCGAACGCACGGTGGTGGGCCGGCTCTGA
- a CDS encoding glutamine synthetase family protein — translation MKDTQSPYTLLETWLAGAGDIRSVRAAVCDFNGCLRGKRVPVSKALSLADGVRMPLSVSAQDIWGRDVGSNPMVTGGDADALAVPTGRAPVRMDWLAAPTALVPMWMQSLDGEPSFADPRRELARVLGRYTARGLTPVVAMEFEFYLVAEGSMQEGEPGPVISPMTGRMVEAEGVLSLDDLDAFEGFIEDVHRTAEASDINLDAAISEGGAGQFEVNMLHSDDALKAADDALLFKRLVKGVALRHGFAASFMAKPFAGMAGSGLHVHFSCLDADGANIFDNGGDDGSTEMRHAVAGMLAAMPSSMLLFAPHLNSYRRFEQGSHAPTTTSWAYENRLAAVRIPAGPGYARRIEHRVSGADCNPYLLLAAVLGAGLDGIEAGREPPKPVTGNAYESGAPEVPQRWSAAIDGFGAAYLDPRFVELFRACKAQELDRFTAQVSPFEISTYLDAV, via the coding sequence ATGAAAGATACACAAAGCCCTTACACCCTGCTTGAAACCTGGCTTGCCGGGGCGGGCGATATCCGTTCCGTCCGTGCGGCGGTGTGCGATTTCAACGGCTGTCTGCGGGGCAAGAGGGTGCCGGTTTCCAAGGCGCTGTCTCTGGCCGACGGCGTGCGGATGCCCCTGTCCGTCTCTGCCCAGGACATCTGGGGCCGGGACGTGGGCAGTAACCCGATGGTCACCGGCGGTGATGCCGATGCGCTGGCAGTGCCCACGGGGCGGGCGCCGGTGCGGATGGACTGGCTGGCGGCACCGACGGCACTGGTACCGATGTGGATGCAGTCCCTCGACGGCGAGCCGAGCTTCGCCGACCCGCGACGGGAATTGGCTCGCGTACTGGGGCGTTACACGGCGCGGGGCCTGACGCCGGTGGTTGCGATGGAATTCGAGTTCTATCTCGTGGCCGAGGGCAGCATGCAGGAGGGCGAGCCGGGACCGGTGATTTCGCCCATGACCGGGCGGATGGTGGAGGCCGAGGGCGTGCTTTCGCTGGATGATCTAGATGCGTTCGAGGGCTTCATCGAGGATGTCCACCGGACAGCAGAGGCCTCCGACATCAATCTCGATGCGGCGATATCCGAGGGTGGCGCCGGGCAGTTCGAGGTGAACATGCTCCATTCGGACGACGCCCTGAAGGCCGCGGACGATGCGCTGCTGTTCAAGCGTCTGGTCAAGGGCGTGGCGCTGCGGCACGGGTTCGCGGCGAGTTTCATGGCCAAGCCTTTCGCCGGCATGGCCGGCTCCGGCCTGCATGTGCACTTCTCCTGCCTCGATGCCGATGGCGCGAACATCTTCGACAATGGCGGCGACGACGGCTCTACCGAGATGCGGCACGCCGTGGCGGGAATGCTAGCGGCGATGCCGTCCTCCATGTTGCTGTTCGCACCGCATCTGAACTCCTACCGCCGGTTCGAGCAGGGCAGTCATGCGCCGACGACGACGAGTTGGGCATACGAGAATCGGCTGGCGGCGGTGCGCATTCCGGCCGGGCCGGGATATGCGCGGCGGATCGAACATCGGGTTTCCGGTGCCGACTGCAACCCTTATCTGCTGCTGGCCGCCGTGCTGGGTGCTGGGCTGGATGGAATCGAGGCCGGGCGCGAGCCGCCGAAGCCCGTGACGGGCAATGCCTACGAGAGCGGTGCGCCGGAAGTGCCGCAGCGCTGGAGCGCCGCGATCGACGGGTTCGGCGCCGCCTATCTCGATCCGCGGTTCGTGGAGCTGTTCCGGGCGTGCAAGGCACAGGAACTTGACCGGTTCACGGCGCAGGTCTCGCCTTTTGAAATCTCAACATACCTGGATGCTGTCTGA
- a CDS encoding ABC transporter ATP-binding protein yields the protein MPAPDTYPRPWRDKTDPPFIRIRNITKRFGDFTAVDDVSLDIWRGELFCLLGGSGCGKSTLLRMLSGFETPTAGTIEIDGQDMSRVQPYARPTNMMFQSYALFPHMSVEKNVGYGLARDGLPKADVAARVEEMLKLVQLDGFAKRKPHQLSGGQRQRVALARSLVKKPKLLLLDEPLGALDKKLREETQFELMNIQDKLGVTFIVVTHDQEEAMTLSTRIGVMNAGKIVQVGEPRDIYERPGSRFVADFIGSVNIFEGEVEAAAPDFLRVRTAEGGLLVPPEGKYGARQKVAVAVRPEKIRLSREPVTADNRLEAVVEDYAYMGDCTVYKLRLASGRMLTVTATNGFGAEPFTWDEPVHLGWPAAAGVVVV from the coding sequence ATGCCAGCACCTGACACATACCCACGCCCGTGGCGGGACAAGACGGACCCGCCCTTCATCCGTATTCGCAACATCACGAAACGTTTCGGCGATTTCACTGCCGTCGACGATGTAAGCCTAGACATCTGGCGCGGCGAGTTGTTCTGCCTGCTCGGAGGCTCCGGCTGCGGAAAATCGACGCTGCTGCGGATGCTGTCCGGTTTCGAGACACCGACGGCGGGGACCATCGAGATCGACGGGCAGGACATGAGCCGGGTGCAGCCTTATGCCCGGCCGACGAACATGATGTTCCAGAGCTATGCATTGTTTCCGCACATGAGCGTGGAAAAGAATGTCGGCTATGGGCTGGCGCGGGACGGTTTGCCGAAGGCGGATGTGGCTGCGCGCGTCGAGGAAATGTTGAAGCTTGTGCAACTGGACGGTTTTGCCAAGCGCAAGCCGCATCAGCTTTCCGGCGGCCAGCGGCAGCGCGTGGCACTGGCGCGGAGCCTGGTGAAGAAGCCGAAGCTGCTACTGCTGGACGAGCCGCTGGGCGCGCTGGACAAGAAGCTGCGCGAGGAAACGCAGTTCGAACTGATGAACATCCAGGACAAGCTGGGCGTGACCTTCATCGTCGTCACCCATGATCAGGAGGAGGCGATGACGCTGTCCACCCGCATCGGTGTGATGAATGCCGGCAAGATCGTGCAGGTGGGTGAGCCGCGGGACATCTACGAACGGCCAGGCAGCCGGTTCGTGGCCGATTTCATCGGATCGGTGAACATCTTCGAGGGCGAGGTCGAGGCGGCTGCGCCGGATTTCCTGCGGGTCAGGACCGCGGAAGGCGGTTTGCTGGTGCCCCCCGAGGGTAAATACGGCGCCCGCCAGAAGGTAGCGGTCGCGGTGCGGCCGGAAAAGATCCGCCTGAGCCGGGAGCCGGTAACGGCCGACAACCGGCTGGAAGCGGTGGTCGAGGATTATGCCTATATGGGCGACTGCACCGTCTACAAGCTGCGGCTCGCTTCCGGTCGGATGCTCACCGTCACGGCGACCAACGGGTTCGGCGCCGAACCGTTTACCTGGGATGAGCCGGTGCACCTTGGCTGGCCTGCGGCGGCGGGTGTGGTGGTGGTGTGA
- a CDS encoding SMP-30/gluconolactonase/LRE family protein, whose translation MPSPQTVQLFHPSRCELGEGPLWADDRLYFFDILGKTLHALDGTGQDLTSWSMGEHASAAGRCREGGLIIASETSLSHFDPATGGRRPLVELEADNPVTRSNDGRADRQGGFWIGTMGKKAEAGAGTIYRFYEGEMHALISNITIPNALCFSPDGQTAYFADSPLRTIYRWPLDVAGFPVGEPEDFYRHQGTGGPDGAIIDGNGSIWTSLWGGSGILEITPDGKPGTLISAPVSRTTCPALSPDGRIFTTSARQDMTTDELAAEPEAGSVFVAPFAAPVLPEPEVTLA comes from the coding sequence ATGCCCAGCCCGCAAACCGTCCAACTCTTTCATCCCAGCCGCTGCGAACTGGGTGAAGGTCCACTCTGGGCTGATGACCGTCTCTACTTCTTCGACATCCTCGGCAAGACCTTGCACGCGCTGGATGGCACCGGTCAGGACCTCACAAGCTGGTCAATGGGCGAACATGCTTCTGCTGCAGGTCGCTGCCGGGAGGGCGGGCTGATCATCGCCAGCGAAACCAGCCTCAGCCATTTCGATCCCGCCACCGGCGGCCGTCGCCCATTGGTGGAACTCGAAGCCGATAACCCCGTCACCCGGTCCAACGACGGCCGCGCCGACCGTCAGGGCGGTTTCTGGATCGGCACGATGGGCAAGAAGGCGGAAGCCGGCGCCGGCACGATCTATCGGTTCTACGAGGGAGAGATGCATGCGCTGATCTCCAACATCACCATCCCCAATGCCTTGTGCTTTTCTCCTGATGGCCAGACGGCCTATTTCGCCGACTCGCCCCTGCGGACGATCTACCGCTGGCCGCTCGACGTTGCCGGCTTCCCGGTCGGCGAGCCGGAGGATTTCTACCGCCATCAGGGCACGGGAGGGCCGGATGGGGCGATCATCGACGGCAACGGCTCGATCTGGACATCGCTCTGGGGCGGCTCCGGCATTCTCGAAATCACGCCGGACGGCAAACCCGGCACGCTGATCTCGGCTCCCGTCAGCCGCACGACCTGCCCGGCCCTCAGCCCCGATGGCCGCATCTTCACCACGTCGGCCCGTCAGGACATGACCACCGATGAACTGGCCGCCGAGCCGGAGGCCGGGTCCGTTTTCGTCGCGCCCTTCGCCGCCCCTGTTCTGCCGGAACCGGAGGTAACCCTCGCATGA